A window of the Teredinibacter franksiae genome harbors these coding sequences:
- the ftsY gene encoding signal recognition particle-docking protein FtsY, whose protein sequence is MFFKRKKSNSETPESVEKPIDEQPIVEPLGLFGRIKKGLSRTSGQLSSGLAALLLGKKAIDDELLEEIETLLLMADVGVEATADIIDDLTDRASRKQLADSDALFEALKQSLKSLLQDVEAPLVIDTAFKPFVILVVGVNGVGKTTTIGKIAKRLQNEGKSVLLAAGDTFRAAAVEQLQVWGERNQVPVVAQHTGADSASVIFDAVQSAQSRGIDVVIADTAGRLHNKSNLMEELAKVKRVMGKLDATAPHEVLLVLDAGTGQNALSQTGHFREAAGITGLALTKLDGTAKGGIIFALSKKYQIPVRYIGVGESIDDLQPFVADSFIDALFGQPK, encoded by the coding sequence ATGTTTTTTAAGCGTAAAAAAAGCAACTCCGAGACTCCCGAATCTGTTGAAAAACCCATCGACGAGCAGCCCATTGTTGAGCCGCTGGGTCTATTTGGTCGTATAAAGAAAGGCCTGTCACGTACCAGTGGCCAACTTTCCAGCGGCTTAGCAGCGCTGTTGCTGGGTAAAAAAGCGATCGACGACGAGCTGTTGGAGGAAATTGAAACTCTGTTGCTCATGGCCGATGTGGGGGTGGAAGCCACCGCCGATATTATTGACGACCTGACGGATAGGGCGTCGCGTAAACAATTGGCGGATTCGGACGCCTTATTTGAGGCTTTGAAACAATCGCTGAAGAGTTTGTTGCAGGACGTAGAAGCACCGCTGGTTATCGATACCGCCTTCAAGCCCTTCGTTATTTTGGTGGTGGGCGTTAATGGTGTGGGTAAAACGACCACGATAGGTAAAATTGCCAAGCGTCTACAGAATGAGGGGAAATCGGTATTGCTGGCGGCCGGCGATACTTTTCGTGCGGCGGCAGTCGAGCAGCTACAGGTCTGGGGTGAGCGTAACCAAGTGCCGGTAGTGGCCCAGCACACCGGGGCAGATAGCGCCTCGGTTATTTTCGATGCGGTGCAGTCGGCTCAGTCGCGTGGTATTGATGTCGTCATTGCTGATACCGCTGGTCGCCTGCATAACAAAAGTAACCTCATGGAAGAGTTGGCCAAGGTCAAACGCGTAATGGGAAAGCTGGACGCCACAGCGCCTCACGAAGTATTGTTGGTGCTCGACGCCGGTACCGGTCAGAATGCTCTAAGCCAGACCGGCCATTTTCGAGAAGCTGCTGGGATAACGGGTTTGGCGCTAACCAAGCTAGACGGTACCGCAAAGGGCGGAATCATCTTTGCGTTGAGTAAAAAATACCAGATTCCGGTGCGTTACATTGGTGTCGGCGAAAGCATTGATGACCTGCAGCCATTTGTTGCCGACAGCTTTATTGACGCCCTATTTGGTCAACCCAAGTGA
- the ftsE gene encoding cell division ATP-binding protein FtsE → MINFSNVSKRYENGHQALSNLSFDIDDGELVFLTGHSGAGKSTLMKLIMLMERSSTGQVVIAGRNLNRLRQSQVPYHRRQVGVVFQNHQLLFDRTVFENVALPLHIAGYQSREVGRRVRAALDKVGLLDREKVSPITLSGGEQQRVGIARAVVNKPPLLLADEPTGNLDPQLSSEIMNLFRQFNQFGVTVMIASHDIALVRRLNHRVLTLSKGELIHDGLLPPPATEVQANG, encoded by the coding sequence GTGATCAATTTTAGCAACGTCAGTAAACGCTATGAAAACGGCCATCAGGCACTGAGTAATCTGTCTTTCGATATTGACGACGGTGAGCTGGTGTTTCTTACTGGTCATTCGGGCGCGGGTAAAAGTACGCTGATGAAGCTCATTATGTTGATGGAGCGCTCCTCCACCGGTCAGGTGGTCATCGCCGGACGTAACCTTAACCGTCTTCGTCAAAGCCAAGTTCCCTACCACCGTCGCCAGGTTGGTGTGGTGTTCCAAAACCATCAGTTGCTGTTCGATCGTACCGTATTTGAGAATGTGGCTTTGCCGCTGCATATTGCCGGCTATCAGTCGCGCGAGGTGGGCCGAAGGGTTCGAGCGGCATTGGACAAGGTCGGGTTGTTGGATCGCGAAAAAGTCAGCCCCATTACGCTTTCTGGTGGAGAGCAGCAGCGTGTTGGTATCGCGCGGGCGGTGGTTAACAAGCCGCCATTGCTGTTGGCGGATGAGCCCACCGGTAATCTCGACCCGCAACTATCCTCTGAGATAATGAACTTGTTTCGCCAATTTAATCAGTTTGGCGTAACCGTGATGATCGCCAGCCACGATATCGCTTTGGTACGCCGCCTCAATCATCGGGTTTTAACGCTCTCAAAAGGCGAGTTAATTCACGATGGCTTATTGCCGCCGCCGGCAACCGAGGTGCAGGCTAATGGCTAA
- the ftsX gene encoding permease-like cell division protein FtsX — MAKFDTGAVQSKTSFGDKSRSYWAHHRSTFFGSLVRLMATPGQTLMTSLVVAIALALPMTLLLALGNIQQLGDNWDASPKISVYLNLRARDTAIQLLVEKLKLMPEINAVEYLSADAVLADFQRLSGFGEALEALEDNPLPATLIITPAVVAVEPAQLKLLGERITAEAIVDEVSMDMEWIRRLRELMVLGKKIVAALAGLLGLGVLLAVGNTIRLAIENRREEIIVSKLVGGTNGFVRRPFLYSGGWYGFFGGVLASLIVALGFWIIDDTAGRLASLYQSDFQLQALGAKGGLQLLAAGTLLGWLGAWLAVGRHLAQIEPR, encoded by the coding sequence ATGGCTAAATTTGACACCGGGGCGGTGCAGAGTAAAACCAGCTTTGGCGATAAGTCGCGCAGTTACTGGGCTCATCACCGCAGCACATTTTTTGGCAGCCTGGTGCGTTTGATGGCCACGCCAGGGCAAACGCTAATGACCTCGTTGGTGGTCGCCATTGCGTTGGCATTACCCATGACGCTGTTGCTGGCGTTGGGCAATATCCAACAGCTGGGCGATAACTGGGATGCCAGCCCCAAAATTTCGGTATACCTCAACCTGCGGGCGCGGGATACCGCTATTCAGTTATTGGTGGAAAAACTCAAATTAATGCCCGAGATAAACGCTGTGGAGTATTTGTCTGCAGACGCGGTATTGGCAGACTTTCAGCGTCTTTCTGGGTTTGGTGAAGCACTTGAGGCGTTGGAGGATAACCCACTGCCGGCAACACTCATTATTACCCCAGCCGTTGTAGCGGTTGAACCGGCGCAGCTGAAGCTCTTGGGCGAGCGCATCACGGCTGAAGCTATAGTCGATGAAGTGTCCATGGATATGGAGTGGATAAGGCGATTGCGCGAACTGATGGTGCTCGGCAAGAAAATTGTCGCCGCGCTTGCAGGTTTACTGGGCTTGGGCGTGCTCTTGGCCGTAGGCAATACAATCCGTTTAGCCATAGAAAACCGTCGCGAAGAAATCATCGTATCCAAGCTGGTGGGTGGCACCAACGGCTTTGTGCGCAGGCCTTTCTTGTACAGTGGTGGCTGGTATGGATTCTTCGGCGGTGTATTGGCTTCACTCATTGTTGCCCTAGGCTTCTGGATAATCGATGATACAGCAGGCCGGCTGGCAAGCCTTTATCAGAGTGACTTCCAGCTTCAGGCGCTGGGTGCCAAAGGCGGCCTGCAGCTATTAGCTGCAGGCACTCTATTAGGGTGGCTGGGGGCTTGGTTGGCGGTAGGTAGGCATCTCGCACAAATCGAGCCACGTTAG
- the rpoH gene encoding RNA polymerase sigma factor RpoH: protein MGKSLQTVEILAPGQNLNAYMQAVNKFSVLTAEEEKQLGEDLYYRENLEAARRLVMAHLRFVVHIAKSYAGYGLAQGDLIQEGNVGLMKAVKRFNPEKGVRLVSFAVHWIKAEIHEFILRNWRIVKVATTKAQRKLFFNLRGKKKRLAWLTNSEAKAVAEDLNVDVKNVREMESRLSAFDAAFDAGADEDDETAYQAPANYLEDRRYDPSTLLEKADWTENSVAGLVSAMEQLDDRSRDILQQRWLSEEKSTLHELAGQYGVSAERIRQLEKNAMKKVRVSMEA, encoded by the coding sequence ATGGGCAAAAGTTTACAGACTGTGGAAATACTGGCTCCAGGGCAGAACCTGAATGCCTACATGCAGGCCGTGAACAAATTCTCTGTGCTGACTGCAGAAGAAGAGAAGCAGTTAGGCGAAGATTTGTATTATCGTGAGAACCTAGAGGCTGCGCGCCGTCTGGTTATGGCGCATCTGCGTTTCGTTGTTCATATTGCCAAATCCTATGCTGGCTACGGGCTGGCACAGGGTGATTTGATTCAGGAAGGCAATGTTGGGCTAATGAAAGCGGTAAAACGTTTTAACCCCGAAAAGGGTGTTCGTTTGGTGAGTTTTGCCGTTCACTGGATTAAAGCCGAGATTCACGAATTTATTTTACGCAATTGGCGTATTGTAAAAGTGGCCACCACCAAGGCCCAGCGTAAGTTGTTTTTCAATCTGCGTGGCAAAAAGAAGCGCCTAGCTTGGTTGACCAACAGCGAAGCCAAGGCGGTTGCTGAAGATTTAAACGTGGACGTAAAAAACGTTCGTGAAATGGAAAGCCGTTTGTCTGCATTCGATGCCGCCTTTGATGCCGGTGCCGATGAAGACGACGAAACGGCGTATCAGGCACCTGCCAACTATTTGGAAGATCGTCGTTACGACCCATCCACACTGTTGGAAAAGGCTGACTGGACAGAAAACAGCGTGGCGGGTTTGGTTTCGGCAATGGAGCAGCTGGATGATCGCAGTCGTGATATCCTCCAGCAGCGTTGGTTGAGTGAAGAAAAATCTACGTTACATGAGCTGGCAGGGCAGTACGGTGTGTCGGCTGAGCGTATTCGCCAGCTTGAAAAGAACGCGATGAAAAAAGTACGCGTTTCCATGGAAGCCTGA
- a CDS encoding DUF423 domain-containing protein, translating into MPTTKLFLLIASASGMIAVILGAFGAHGLKNMIAPQLLTVWQTAVQYHYYHTFALLVVALVGIHIGGSHWLNLSGYLLIVGILMFSGSLYALALGGPRWLGPITPVGGLMFILGWLSLFIAVLKTHET; encoded by the coding sequence ATGCCCACCACAAAACTCTTTCTGCTAATTGCCAGTGCCAGCGGTATGATTGCCGTCATTCTGGGTGCCTTTGGTGCCCACGGTCTTAAAAATATGATTGCACCACAATTATTAACGGTTTGGCAGACCGCAGTGCAATATCATTACTACCACACCTTTGCCCTGTTAGTGGTTGCTCTTGTGGGTATTCATATAGGAGGTAGTCACTGGCTGAACCTTTCGGGTTATTTATTGATCGTAGGCATATTAATGTTCAGCGGCAGCCTCTACGCTCTTGCATTGGGTGGCCCGCGCTGGCTTGGCCCGATAACGCCAGTAGGTGGCTTAATGTTTATTTTGGGCTGGTTGTCCTTATTCATCGCAGTATTGAAAACACATGAAACCTGA
- the trmB gene encoding tRNA (guanosine(46)-N7)-methyltransferase TrmB: MKPEYKKKSIRSYVIRAGRMTDGQKNAFDRWWPMYGLSLFDGVIDPTAIFGREAPLVVEVGFGMGDSLYAMAAAEPDKNFIGIEVHPPGVGRLISLAGGDKLTNLRVYLADAVDVMTDCIPLNHVDRFQLFFPDPWHKKKHNKRRILQPEFAQQIRRVLKEGGCFHMATDWENYADHSMEILSIAEGYTNAASQYCFAERPGYRPKTKFESRGERLGHGVWDIVFAKTE; the protein is encoded by the coding sequence ATGAAACCTGAATATAAGAAAAAATCGATTCGCAGCTATGTGATTCGTGCGGGGCGCATGACCGATGGTCAGAAGAATGCGTTTGACCGTTGGTGGCCCATGTATGGTTTGAGCCTCTTTGATGGGGTAATCGACCCGACAGCGATTTTTGGGCGAGAAGCGCCACTGGTGGTGGAAGTGGGCTTTGGTATGGGCGACTCGCTGTATGCCATGGCGGCTGCGGAGCCCGATAAAAACTTTATTGGCATTGAAGTTCATCCTCCCGGCGTGGGGCGCCTTATTAGTCTTGCTGGTGGTGATAAGCTAACCAATTTGCGTGTTTATTTGGCCGATGCTGTAGATGTTATGACCGATTGTATCCCGCTTAACCACGTTGACCGTTTTCAGTTGTTCTTTCCCGACCCGTGGCATAAGAAAAAACATAACAAGCGGCGAATATTACAGCCCGAATTTGCCCAGCAGATACGTCGTGTACTGAAAGAAGGCGGATGCTTCCATATGGCAACAGATTGGGAAAATTATGCCGATCACAGTATGGAAATACTGAGTATCGCCGAAGGGTATACCAATGCCGCTAGTCAATATTGCTTTGCCGAAAGGCCAGGTTATCGTCCAAAAACTAAATTTGAATCTCGAGGGGAGCGCTTGGGGCACGGTGTTTGGGATATTGTTTTTGCGAAAACCGAATAA
- a CDS encoding TIGR02444 family protein produces MYGNKQGQTYEKMMSARPSSALWGESLWDYAVRVFSHKEVEDILIGLQDDYHANIDIILWCCWLEEEGIWLSRESLDDVLITIDTVNQETLIKIREVRRYLKDAGSFTQVQAKVISKQLLNAELMIEKVLVYRLQDLTRRFYEVLRDEENPLRLGYYFDFMRIPDAHQIAHLIRVATRHARTPAIQPG; encoded by the coding sequence ATGTACGGAAACAAACAAGGCCAAACTTACGAGAAAATGATGTCTGCCCGACCCTCATCGGCACTCTGGGGGGAATCGCTGTGGGACTACGCTGTTCGTGTTTTTTCCCATAAGGAAGTCGAAGATATTCTGATCGGCTTGCAAGATGACTACCACGCAAATATCGATATCATCCTCTGGTGCTGTTGGCTGGAAGAAGAGGGTATATGGCTGTCTCGCGAATCTCTTGATGATGTACTAATCACTATCGACACGGTTAATCAGGAAACACTGATTAAAATCCGTGAAGTACGACGCTATCTGAAAGATGCGGGTAGTTTTACCCAGGTACAAGCCAAGGTTATCTCCAAGCAGTTACTGAATGCCGAATTGATGATCGAGAAAGTATTGGTTTATCGCTTGCAGGATTTAACCCGTCGCTTCTACGAAGTATTAAGAGACGAAGAAAATCCATTGCGCCTGGGATATTACTTCGACTTCATGAGAATTCCAGATGCGCATCAAATTGCCCATCTAATTCGCGTTGCGACTCGTCATGCACGCACGCCAGCTATTCAGCCAGGTTAA
- a CDS encoding histidine kinase produces the protein MAAKKKILDPVVELEKQIAKLSAQLDSARKKNLATADKAVKSATSTMAKAKTKLSSLQNKAKAAAAAVAKKKTAASTAKLAATKKAVAEQRAVAAELKSALNAAKATQAGVKAVLTQAADLAKIAAATEKQLAKKNKKKPAAKKTATKAKPATEAAIKKAGPKKAATKKAPAAKPAAKKPAAKKAAAKKPVAKKAANKPAEKKAPAAKPAETKPTQKAEVTPAVVAPAAPVATPAAPAPAPKTVEAKPAEPEAKPIALEAPKADIKVAEPTPAASPVESPKPIEPSTGGLFDPSKD, from the coding sequence ATGGCAGCAAAAAAGAAAATCCTCGACCCGGTTGTTGAACTAGAAAAACAAATTGCCAAGCTGTCAGCTCAGCTCGACAGTGCGCGCAAGAAGAACCTCGCCACTGCTGACAAAGCTGTTAAATCGGCTACTTCTACTATGGCGAAAGCCAAAACCAAGCTCAGCAGCCTGCAAAATAAAGCAAAAGCAGCAGCAGCAGCCGTTGCCAAAAAGAAAACAGCGGCATCCACAGCCAAGCTCGCCGCCACCAAGAAAGCCGTTGCCGAGCAGCGCGCTGTTGCAGCTGAACTGAAATCCGCACTCAATGCAGCCAAAGCCACTCAGGCTGGGGTGAAAGCGGTGCTGACTCAAGCCGCCGATCTTGCAAAAATCGCCGCTGCCACCGAAAAGCAATTAGCTAAAAAGAATAAGAAAAAGCCGGCAGCCAAAAAAACGGCAACCAAAGCAAAACCTGCAACGGAAGCTGCCATAAAAAAAGCTGGGCCAAAGAAAGCTGCAACTAAAAAAGCGCCTGCAGCTAAACCCGCGGCTAAAAAGCCAGCAGCAAAGAAAGCAGCGGCAAAAAAACCCGTAGCCAAAAAAGCCGCCAACAAGCCCGCAGAGAAAAAAGCGCCAGCCGCTAAACCTGCGGAAACCAAGCCCACCCAAAAAGCAGAAGTAACACCGGCTGTTGTGGCTCCGGCAGCACCGGTAGCAACGCCTGCTGCTCCTGCTCCGGCCCCTAAAACAGTAGAGGCCAAACCCGCTGAGCCTGAAGCTAAACCAATAGCCCTAGAAGCACCGAAGGCTGATATAAAGGTAGCGGAACCCACCCCTGCGGCATCCCCAGTAGAGTCGCCCAAGCCTATAGAACCCTCTACAGGCGGCCTGTTCGACCCCAGCAAAGACTAA
- a CDS encoding FKBP-type peptidyl-prolyl cis-trans isomerase translates to MKKLTLITVAVATLFVAGCQEDAANQQPKDLTMESLDDKMSYILGYNLARQAKTSSFDVNPDLIALAINEVKTDAEPRFNDDEIMATMRAFQAEQKARRQEATNKLSEDNTAKGKAFLDENAKKEGVVTTESGMQYEVLTAGTGAMPLAKDRVLAHYRGTTLDGKEFDSSYGRGEPAKFFVGSLIPGWVEALQLMPAGSKWKLYIPGDLAYGPNGKMDRRTGEYDIEPNALLVFELELLEINPAEDEAAPVPAVPAPAAKAE, encoded by the coding sequence ATGAAAAAACTTACTTTGATTACAGTGGCCGTTGCGACTCTTTTTGTTGCTGGCTGTCAAGAAGATGCGGCGAACCAGCAGCCGAAAGATTTAACCATGGAATCGCTGGATGACAAAATGAGTTATATCTTGGGTTATAACTTGGCGCGTCAGGCTAAAACCTCCAGCTTCGACGTAAATCCTGACCTCATTGCCCTGGCAATTAATGAAGTCAAAACCGATGCTGAACCTCGGTTTAACGATGACGAAATAATGGCCACTATGCGTGCCTTCCAGGCAGAGCAGAAAGCTCGTCGTCAGGAAGCGACTAACAAGCTGTCGGAAGATAACACCGCCAAAGGTAAAGCTTTCCTAGACGAAAATGCTAAGAAAGAGGGCGTTGTTACCACTGAGTCTGGAATGCAGTACGAAGTTCTTACCGCCGGTACCGGTGCTATGCCATTGGCTAAAGACCGTGTTTTGGCCCATTACCGTGGCACCACCCTAGACGGAAAAGAGTTCGATAGCTCCTACGGTCGTGGTGAGCCAGCCAAGTTTTTCGTTGGTAGTCTGATTCCTGGCTGGGTTGAAGCGCTGCAATTGATGCCTGCTGGTTCTAAGTGGAAGCTCTATATCCCGGGCGATTTAGCTTACGGACCTAATGGTAAAATGGATCGCCGTACGGGTGAGTATGACATCGAGCCAAATGCCCTGTTGGTATTTGAACTTGAGTTGCTGGAAATTAATCCAGCAGAAGACGAAGCTGCGCCAGTACCAGCAGTTCCAGCTCCAGCGGCAAAAGCTGAATAG
- a CDS encoding WD40 repeat domain-containing protein encodes MFKVTHKLFFPLLCCLALGACDHAMPPKQSLEVAVKGMYASALAEDGSMAIIGSIHHGGSLWKLNSQERLYNWNHSDGETTTVVAADFSSDGFWGLTADPATLVLWDTRTGEGTRFWRAPGEILDAVLGPGGNTALLGLSDHSAVLFDIQRGGIRQTLKHSNRVRSVDLSQDGQLALTGSEDYTAALWDLRSGKVITRFKHNDDVQLVKLSADGSIALSVSKYDRALLWHTRTGEIMAELPLKAQHLKRGLAFTVARFSDDNAYLLTGRPDQIVQLWKLPEAAEIARWELPKRDKWKPTSAAVIAVAFDPQPHRFHAIASNGFVHTLETKTPGELPGADGK; translated from the coding sequence ATGTTCAAAGTTACCCATAAATTATTTTTTCCGCTACTGTGCTGCTTGGCACTAGGGGCTTGTGACCATGCCATGCCGCCAAAGCAATCGCTCGAAGTTGCCGTAAAGGGCATGTACGCCTCGGCACTTGCTGAAGACGGCTCCATGGCCATTATTGGCTCCATTCATCACGGCGGCAGCCTGTGGAAACTTAATTCACAAGAGCGACTTTATAACTGGAATCACAGCGACGGCGAAACAACTACAGTCGTCGCAGCCGACTTTTCCAGCGATGGTTTTTGGGGTTTAACCGCCGACCCGGCCACGCTGGTACTTTGGGATACGCGTACAGGAGAGGGCACACGATTTTGGCGCGCCCCCGGTGAAATACTCGACGCCGTACTCGGTCCCGGTGGTAACACAGCCTTACTGGGCTTAAGCGATCACTCTGCTGTGCTCTTTGACATTCAGCGGGGCGGCATTCGACAAACACTTAAACATAGCAACCGCGTACGTAGTGTCGACCTCAGCCAAGATGGCCAGTTGGCGCTGACGGGCAGCGAAGATTACACCGCAGCCCTCTGGGATTTACGTTCGGGCAAGGTTATTACCCGCTTCAAGCACAACGATGATGTGCAACTGGTAAAGCTGTCAGCCGACGGCTCTATAGCACTTTCAGTAAGCAAGTATGACCGCGCGTTACTTTGGCATACACGCACTGGCGAGATTATGGCTGAATTGCCGCTAAAAGCTCAACACCTCAAGCGCGGACTAGCATTCACCGTTGCCCGCTTCAGCGACGACAATGCCTATTTGCTCACCGGCCGACCAGATCAAATCGTTCAACTGTGGAAATTGCCAGAAGCGGCAGAAATTGCACGCTGGGAATTACCCAAACGCGACAAATGGAAACCCACCAGCGCAGCGGTTATTGCAGTGGCCTTCGACCCGCAGCCTCACCGTTTCCACGCAATTGCTTCTAACGGATTTGTGCACACACTAGAAACAAAAACGCCCGGCGAATTGCCGGGCGCTGATGGTAAATAA
- the rsd gene encoding sigma D regulator: MLENCKTAQERWGGVSEIIDRWLKERQQVLVLYCQLSEIVDEPSDTAGETLKRMCQLMVDYVSAGHFEIYDQLVQEGREYEDSEALTEAKSLFGQVDKTTEYVLDFNDKYQEIDDLDSLSPDLSKLGERLATRFEAEDRAIEVLHTAHKDQVA, translated from the coding sequence ATGCTCGAAAATTGTAAAACTGCACAGGAACGCTGGGGAGGCGTGAGTGAAATAATCGACCGCTGGTTAAAGGAACGCCAGCAAGTACTGGTGCTCTACTGCCAACTGTCGGAAATTGTTGATGAACCTAGCGATACCGCAGGTGAAACACTCAAACGCATGTGCCAACTCATGGTTGACTATGTGTCTGCCGGGCATTTCGAAATATACGACCAACTTGTTCAGGAAGGTCGGGAGTACGAAGACAGCGAAGCCCTAACAGAAGCCAAATCTCTTTTCGGCCAGGTCGACAAAACGACTGAATATGTTCTCGACTTCAACGACAAGTATCAGGAAATAGACGACCTGGACTCACTTTCGCCAGACCTGTCGAAGCTGGGCGAACGCCTAGCTACACGCTTTGAGGCCGAAGACCGCGCTATAGAAGTTCTGCATACTGCCCACAAAGATCAGGTTGCTTAA
- a CDS encoding flagellar basal body-associated FliL family protein — MASSVRQFCSSCVLMVLVLASVVAVAEDEEAAAEEAQAATAAAIYLPIKPAFVVNYGGSGRLKYIKAEVSVRVDSSSAANSVRHHLPYIRNNLVMLFASQTDESLDSQEGKEALRQDALAEIRKIVMQEDQAEGIIDVFFNTLIVQK, encoded by the coding sequence ATGGCAAGCTCCGTGCGTCAGTTCTGCTCAAGCTGTGTACTGATGGTGCTTGTTTTGGCAAGCGTTGTTGCAGTAGCTGAAGACGAAGAGGCCGCTGCCGAAGAAGCGCAAGCCGCAACTGCAGCGGCTATTTATTTGCCCATTAAACCAGCGTTCGTGGTGAATTACGGTGGCTCAGGCCGGTTAAAATACATAAAGGCTGAGGTATCTGTGAGGGTGGATTCTTCCTCTGCGGCGAACTCCGTTCGTCACCATCTTCCCTATATTCGTAACAACTTGGTGATGTTGTTTGCCAGCCAGACAGATGAGTCTCTGGATTCGCAGGAGGGAAAAGAGGCGTTGCGCCAGGATGCCTTGGCCGAAATTCGAAAAATAGTGATGCAGGAGGACCAAGCCGAAGGCATTATTGATGTTTTTTTTAACACATTAATTGTACAAAAATAA
- the gshA gene encoding glutamate--cysteine ligase: MFELKDLPHELSEDQNAALLTGILRGVERESLRVNHNGKLSLSPHPPGLGAALTHPQITTDFSEALLEFITPPSHAINDLLNQLDILQRYTTTQLPQDEYLWTHSMPCALGKDENIPVARYGNSNNGRMKTIYRVGLGHRYGRSMQTVAGLHYNFSLPNAFWAFLSRRDNSMADLQEYKNQRYFGLIRNFRRHYWLLIYLFGASPAICTSFAGDRKHNLEPLQPLQHTLHLPYATSLRMGDLGYQSSAQDSLYVCYNDKKRYIESLCAAITQPYPAYQALGVTDENDEYRQLNTGLLQIENEFYSAIRPKRTAQPGETALAALDNRGVEYIEVRCLDSNPFTPLGITSEQIHFLDTFLLYCALQDSPQTDSDEARLILANQKTVVSHGRAPDTSLTHPEAGDISLKTWGLSLMDAMQPVAAILDTANKSGEFTASLELQKQKLINPNLTPSARILKELRDNKLDFATYALEQSRDHSQQLQSQPLPDDIRERMESMALESEAEQRSMENKDQLPFGEFLARYYKQYRRCCGNFMS; encoded by the coding sequence ATGTTTGAACTCAAAGATCTGCCTCACGAATTAAGCGAAGACCAAAACGCCGCTTTGCTTACGGGCATACTGCGTGGCGTAGAGCGCGAGAGCCTGCGCGTTAACCATAACGGCAAGTTAAGCCTGAGCCCTCACCCCCCAGGGCTGGGCGCTGCGCTCACACACCCGCAGATCACCACCGATTTCAGCGAAGCACTTCTTGAGTTTATTACCCCGCCAAGCCATGCCATAAACGACCTGCTGAACCAACTCGACATTTTGCAACGCTACACCACCACCCAACTACCCCAGGATGAATACCTGTGGACCCACAGTATGCCCTGCGCCCTTGGCAAGGATGAAAATATTCCCGTCGCACGCTACGGCAACTCCAATAACGGCCGCATGAAAACCATTTACCGCGTGGGCTTGGGTCATCGCTATGGCCGCTCCATGCAAACTGTGGCTGGGCTGCACTACAACTTCTCGCTCCCCAACGCTTTCTGGGCTTTTTTATCTCGCCGCGACAACAGTATGGCCGACCTGCAGGAATACAAAAATCAGCGCTACTTTGGCCTGATTCGTAATTTCCGCCGCCACTACTGGCTACTGATCTACCTGTTCGGCGCATCACCGGCCATCTGCACCTCGTTCGCCGGCGACCGCAAACACAACCTAGAACCTTTGCAACCCTTGCAACATACGCTTCACCTCCCCTACGCCACATCACTGCGCATGGGCGACCTGGGCTATCAAAGCAGTGCACAGGATTCACTGTACGTTTGCTACAACGACAAAAAGCGCTATATCGAAAGCCTTTGTGCAGCCATTACCCAACCCTATCCGGCCTACCAAGCGCTTGGGGTTACCGACGAGAATGACGAATACCGACAACTCAACACCGGCCTATTGCAAATCGAAAACGAGTTTTACAGCGCCATTCGCCCCAAGCGCACCGCGCAACCAGGCGAGACAGCACTCGCGGCACTGGACAATCGTGGTGTGGAATATATTGAGGTGCGCTGCCTAGACTCCAATCCCTTTACGCCACTTGGGATCACCTCGGAGCAGATTCATTTCCTCGATACCTTTTTGCTGTACTGCGCACTGCAAGATAGCCCGCAAACAGACAGCGACGAAGCACGGCTGATACTGGCCAACCAAAAAACAGTGGTGAGCCACGGCCGCGCGCCGGACACCAGCCTTACGCACCCCGAAGCCGGCGATATTTCTCTGAAAACCTGGGGGCTATCGCTAATGGATGCCATGCAGCCTGTTGCGGCAATTTTGGATACTGCGAACAAATCCGGCGAATTCACCGCCAGCCTTGAGCTACAAAAGCAAAAACTAATCAACCCGAACCTCACGCCTTCCGCGCGCATACTGAAAGAGCTCCGCGACAACAAACTCGATTTTGCTACATACGCACTGGAACAGTCACGAGACCACTCCCAGCAATTGCAATCACAACCTCTGCCGGACGACATTAGGGAAAGAATGGAAAGTATGGCGCTAGAGTCTGAAGCAGAGCAGCGGTCGATGGAAAACAAAGACCAACTGCCATTTGGAGAATTTTTAGCACGCTACTACAAACAATATCGGCGCTGTTGCGGTAACTTCATGTCGTAA